The DNA window CACGGATGCGCTGAAACTGCTGACGGAGCATTACCGGCGCACGGTGGCCGCGCGTCCTGGCGGTCAGGTCACGGTGCTGCATTACGCCGATATGATTGCGGATCACGCAGGCACCGTGGCACGGCTGGCGCGCGTTCTGGGGATTGATGCGGATGAAGAGGCGCAGGCACGGGTTGTGGCGGCGACGGCGTTTACCTCGATGAAGCGCCGTGCGGCGGATTTCGCGCCCCAGGGCGGCACCGGGTTGTGGAAAAACGATACCGCGTTCTTTGACAGCGGCGGCACGGAAAAGTGGCGTGGCGTTTTCAGTGAGGCGGATCTGGCAGCTTTTGAGGCGCGGCTGGCGGAGCTGGTACCGGAGCCGGGCCTGCGCCACTGGCTGCAGTACGGCGGCGCCTGCGCGCACGGGTCCTGAGCTCAGATCATTTCGGTGGGCGGGCCGAAGCGGCCGATCAGCCGGTCGCGGATCTGGTCGCGGGCCTGGCGGTAGCTGACGAGTTTCGCCTCGCGCGTCTCGCCAAGGCCGGTGGGGTCGAGGATGGGCCAGTATTCGACCTCAAGGTGGTAAAACCGCGTGAGCTCCAGCGCGCGGCGCTGGCTTGCAGGGCTCAGCGCAATCACCAGATCGAAAGAGCCCAGATCGTCGCCCCAGTTCTCCATCTCGTCAAAGCTGCGCGAGCGGTGGCGGGAAAGCTCCACGTCCATTTCCTGACAGACCGCGATGGAAAAGCCGTCGATCTCCATGTCGTTGGTGACGCCGGCGGACTGCACATAGGTGCCGGTGCCATAGAGCTTTTTCATGATGCCCTCGGCCATCGGAGAGCGCACAGCGTTGTGATCGCAACAAAACAGAACCGACTGTGGCAGCTCCTGACCCATTCAGCCCCCGAAATGCAGCACGCAGATGAGCGTGAAAAGGCGGCGGGCGGTGTCTGTATCTACCTCGGCCTTGCCTTCGAGACGCTCCTGAAGCACGCGGCTGCCTTCGTTGTGGATGCCGCGGCGGGCCATGTCGATGGTCTCGATCTGGCTGGGGGGTAGTTTCTTAACGGCCTCAAAGTAGCTCTCGCAGATCTGGAAATAGTCCTTCACGACCTGCCGGAAGGGCCCGAGCGACAGATGAAACTCAGCGGCCTTTTCGGCGCTTTCCGTCTTCACATCAAAGACCAGTCGCTTTTCGCGGATCGCAAGACCTACGTGATAGGGCCCGGCGGGCACCTCACGACCGTCGCGGGCGGGCAGCACAAAGGTGTTTTCCTCGAGCAGGTCGAACATGGCCACTTTGCGCTCCTGCTCTATCTCGGGCGTGGGCGGCGGCAGACCGGAGTCGTCGAGGTTAATCTGTGAAATACGGGACATGGGAAGGATCTTTGCGGGGTTGTGAACCGTGACTGCTTAGCGCAGGTCACCGCACCGGGGCAACCGCCCTCGCGGGCAAATCAGTCGTTGAGTTTGCGCAGACGGGCGGTGACCGACAGCCCGTGTGCCTCAAGACTTTCCGTGGCAGCGAGCGTTTCTGCCGCAGGGCCGATGGCGCGCAGGGCTGCAGGTGTCATGCGGGCAAGCGTCGTGCGTTTCATGAAATCAAGCACGGAGAGCCCCGAGGAGAAGCGCGCAGAGCGCGCGGTGGGCAGCACGTGATTGGGTCCGCCGACATAATCGCCGATGGCCTCCGGCGTCCACTGGCCGAGGAAAATGGCGCCTGCGTGGGTGATCTTTGCGCTCAGCGAATCCGGGTCGGCCACGCAAAGCTCAAGGTGTTCCGGCGCGATACGGTCCGAAAGCTGCGCTGCCGTGTCGAGATCGGGCACGGTGATCACCGCGCCGAAATCACGCCAGGAGGCCCCGGCGATTTTGCTGCGGCTGAGGGTGGTCAGGCGGGTTTCCACCGCCTTTGCCACGGCCTCGCCGAAGGCTGCATCCGTGGTGATCAGGATCGACTGCGCGCTTTCGTCATGCTCGGCCTGGCTCAGCAGATCCAGCGCGATCCAGTCAGGATCATTGTCCGCATCCGCGATCACGAGGATCTCGGAAGGACCGGCGATCATATCAATGCCCACCTTGCCAAAAACCCGGCGTTTTGCCGCCGCCACAAAAGCATTGCCCGGTCCGGTGATTTTATCCACCGGGGCGATGGTTTCTGTCCCGTAGGCCAGCGCCGCGATGGCCTGAGCGCCGCCGATGCGGTAAATCTCATCGACGCCGGCGAGTTCTGCTGCGGCAAGCACCAGCGGGTTGAGGATCCCGTCGGGGGCCGGCACCACCATGGCCAGTCGCGGCACGCCCGCGACGCGCGCAGGGATGGCGTTCATCAGCACCGAGGAAGGATAGGAGGCCAGACCGCCGGGCACATAAAGACCGGCGGCGGCCACCGGGGTCCAGCGCCAGCCAAGGGTGGCGCCCGTATCGTCGGACCATTCGGCATCTTCAGGCAGCTGGCGCTCGTGATAGGCGCGGATGCGATCTGCCGCCAGACGCAGTGCGTCCCGTTCGGCCTCCGGCACGGAAGCCGCCGCCGTGCGGATGTCCTCTGCGGAAAGACGCAGGGCCGCGGCGGTCAGTTTCAGGCGGTCGAATTTTTCGGTGAGCTCAAGGAGGGCGGCATCGCCCCGGGCGCGCACATCCTCGATGATACCGGCAACGGTGGCATCGACGTCCGGGCTGTCTTCGCGTTTGGCCGACAGGAGTGCGGTAAATGCGCTTTCAAAATCCGGATCGGTTGCGTTCAGAAAGACAGGCATGAGGTCCTCGGCATGAAAGAGGGGACTGGTGGTCAGAGCTTCCGGGGGCGATACCTCCGGCCCCGGGCAGAGATCAGTCCGGATGGTCAGGCGTTTTCTTAGATGGCGCCATGTAGGGTTTTGTCACGTCTTTCAAGGTCGCCTCGACCGCTTCGACGGTCAGGCGGATTGCCCCGTCTCCCGCAAGTGTCAGCAGGATGTGGCCCGCCGGCGCCCCGGTCGGCTCGAAGGTCACCGAGAGCAGTGAGAGCACCGTATCGGCATCCCCCCTGTCAATACCGTTGCTGGCCACCGCCGTGACCGTGTCAAAGGCCAGCACGGACTGCACCCTTTCGGGCGAGACCGCGCGCGCCGGCCCCTCTTCCCAGCGGAAGCGGTTCAGCAGCAGGGCAAAACGCCTGCCCTTGCGGTCCCATTTCATTTCCGCAGCCGGCAACACGGCGTCCTGACAGAGCGAGGAAATGACCTGCAGGTCATCGGCATCCAGCGCGCCGAGGTTCAGCGGTGCCTCACGGCCGTCTTCGAAGCGGGCGTCGGTCATGAGCCTGAAATCCGCTCGATGTCGGCGCCGACGCCGGACAGTTTGGAGACGACCTGCTCATAGCCACGGTCGAGGTGATAAACACGGGCCACGCGGGTTTCACCCTCTGCTGCAAGGCCCGCAAGAATGAGCGACACGGAGGCGCGCAGGTCGGTGGCCATGACCGGCGCGCCCTTAAGGCGTTTGACGCCTTTCACGGTCGCGGTGCCGCCGTGCACCTCAATATCGGCCCCCATTCGGATAAGTTCGGGCGCGTGCATGAAACGGTTCTCAAAAATCTTTTCCTCCAGCACGGAAGTGCCCTGTGCCGTGCACAACAGTGCCATCATCTGGGCCTGCAGATCGGTAGGGAAACCGGGAAAAGGTTCTGTCGTCACGTCGACGGCTTTGATATCGCCGGAGCGGCGTTTGACCGTGAGGCCCGCGGCGGTTTCAGACACATCCACCCCCGCAGCATCAAGTTTTTCGCAAAACGCCTCAACAAGGCTGATCCGGCCGCCCAGAAGCTCCACCTCGCCACCGCAGATCGCAGGCGCCAGCATATAGGTGCCAAGCTCAATTCGGTCAGTGACCACGGTATGGGTAGCGCCGCCCAGCCGGTCCACACCTTCGATGGTAATGGTGCTGGTACCGTCGCCGTCGATATGGGCGCCCATGGCGCGCAGGCAGGTCGCGAGATCAACGATCTCAGGCTCGCGGGCGGCGTTGCTGATGACTGTCGTACCTTTGGCAAGGGTTGCCGCCATGAGCGCGTTTTCAGTCGCACCCACGGAGGCGAAATCGAAATCAATGGTGCCGCCCCTGAGCCCGCGCGGCGCGCTGGCATGCACATAACCGTCGCGCAGTTCCAGCTCAGCGCCCATGGCCTCCAGCGCCCTGAGATGCAGATCGACCGGGCGCGCGCCGATGGCGCACCCCCCCGGCAGCGAGACCACCGCGTGGCCACAGCGCGCCAGCATCGGGCCAAGCACGAGGATCGAGGCGCGCATTTTGCGCACGATGTCATAGTCGGCGGTCTGGTTGCTGATGTCGTGGCTGGACATGGCCAGCACCTGTCCGCTCTGCAGCGAGGTGACCTCAGCGCCCAGTGACTGCAGCAGTTCGGTCATGGTGCGGATGTCGCTGAGCCGCGGCGCATTAACCAGCGTCAGCGGCTCTTCGGTGAGCAGCGTGGCCGGCATCAGCGTCAGACAGGCGTTTTTCGCCCCCGCGATCGGTATCTGACCGGAGAGCGGGCCGTTGCCTCTGACGAGTATTGAATCCATCTGCTCAGACGTCCTTTTTCTGCCCGGGTGTCGCCGGTTTGCCTGTCCCGTCTGCGGCCTGTCGTTCGCGGACCTGCGACTTGCGCCGCGCCAGGTTGGCCCTGAGAGCGGCTTTGAGCCGGTCCTCGCGCGTTCCGGTTGTCTTTGCCGGGCCTTTCCGGGGTGATTTATCTGCCATAGCGCCTGTCTAGCGCAGGGCGCAGGAAGGGTCCAGATAAGGCTTGCACGTGCCAATATTTGCGTCTAATCACGCGCCACACCGGCGCTGCTGTAGCTCAGAGGTAGAGCACTCCCTTGGTAAGGGAGAGGTCGAGAGTTCAATTCTCTCCAGCAGCACCATGAAATACGGACTTTCCAGTCCAACATGTACTCAACCTCGGCGCACCAGATTGTGGCTGCGTAACTTGCGCCGCAAAAGCTAACTGAGTTGGCGGGTTGTGCGACTCTAGTCCAGGCAATTCATGCGATCGCCAGTGACCTGCCCCCGGAGGCTCCCTCATTCATAACGAGAGTTTGCGGGTTTGGTTTTCATAATCTTCGTCGTGTGGTTGGGCAAGCGCGCCGGGCGCGGAGCCCTCAAATTGCTCAAGCGTCCGGCGCGCCTCGGCCGGCGTTTGATTTCCGAGCGACGAATGCGGCCTGACGTGGTGGTAGTCGTACCTCCAGAGGGCCGGTTTTCGGCGGGCGTCATCCAGGCTGTCGAACATCTCCTCGTTCAACAGTTCGTCGCGCAAACTGCCGTTGAATGACTCGATGAAGGCATTCTGTTCCGGCTTACCCGGGTCGATGTAATGCCACTCGACATCATTGTCGTTGGCCCATTTCAGGACTGCCCGGCTAGGGAGTTCTGTTCCGTCGCCAATGGCGCTCGAACCAGTGCCGCATACATTGGCAACTCTCTGACAATGCTGGCGGGCCTGCCATAGACCCGGACAAGCGCGTCCGGTTCCCGTGCCACCCGGGCACCGGAGATGCTGGTGTCAGCCATCAGGCACAGGT is part of the Roseobacter ponti genome and encodes:
- the hisD gene encoding histidinol dehydrogenase; this translates as MPVFLNATDPDFESAFTALLSAKREDSPDVDATVAGIIEDVRARGDAALLELTEKFDRLKLTAAALRLSAEDIRTAAASVPEAERDALRLAADRIRAYHERQLPEDAEWSDDTGATLGWRWTPVAAAGLYVPGGLASYPSSVLMNAIPARVAGVPRLAMVVPAPDGILNPLVLAAAELAGVDEIYRIGGAQAIAALAYGTETIAPVDKITGPGNAFVAAAKRRVFGKVGIDMIAGPSEILVIADADNDPDWIALDLLSQAEHDESAQSILITTDAAFGEAVAKAVETRLTTLSRSKIAGASWRDFGAVITVPDLDTAAQLSDRIAPEHLELCVADPDSLSAKITHAGAIFLGQWTPEAIGDYVGGPNHVLPTARSARFSSGLSVLDFMKRTTLARMTPAALRAIGPAAETLAATESLEAHGLSVTARLRKLND
- a CDS encoding UPF0262 family protein → MSRISQINLDDSGLPPPTPEIEQERKVAMFDLLEENTFVLPARDGREVPAGPYHVGLAIREKRLVFDVKTESAEKAAEFHLSLGPFRQVVKDYFQICESYFEAVKKLPPSQIETIDMARRGIHNEGSRVLQERLEGKAEVDTDTARRLFTLICVLHFGG
- the murA gene encoding UDP-N-acetylglucosamine 1-carboxyvinyltransferase, yielding MDSILVRGNGPLSGQIPIAGAKNACLTLMPATLLTEEPLTLVNAPRLSDIRTMTELLQSLGAEVTSLQSGQVLAMSSHDISNQTADYDIVRKMRASILVLGPMLARCGHAVVSLPGGCAIGARPVDLHLRALEAMGAELELRDGYVHASAPRGLRGGTIDFDFASVGATENALMAATLAKGTTVISNAAREPEIVDLATCLRAMGAHIDGDGTSTITIEGVDRLGGATHTVVTDRIELGTYMLAPAICGGEVELLGGRISLVEAFCEKLDAAGVDVSETAAGLTVKRRSGDIKAVDVTTEPFPGFPTDLQAQMMALLCTAQGTSVLEEKIFENRFMHAPELIRMGADIEVHGGTATVKGVKRLKGAPVMATDLRASVSLILAGLAAEGETRVARVYHLDRGYEQVVSKLSGVGADIERISGS
- a CDS encoding DUF2948 family protein, giving the protein MTDARFEDGREAPLNLGALDADDLQVISSLCQDAVLPAAEMKWDRKGRRFALLLNRFRWEEGPARAVSPERVQSVLAFDTVTAVASNGIDRGDADTVLSLLSVTFEPTGAPAGHILLTLAGDGAIRLTVEAVEATLKDVTKPYMAPSKKTPDHPD
- a CDS encoding low molecular weight phosphatase family protein, producing MGQELPQSVLFCCDHNAVRSPMAEGIMKKLYGTGTYVQSAGVTNDMEIDGFSIAVCQEMDVELSRHRSRSFDEMENWGDDLGSFDLVIALSPASQRRALELTRFYHLEVEYWPILDPTGLGETREAKLVSYRQARDQIRDRLIGRFGPPTEMI